In Thermoleophilaceae bacterium, a genomic segment contains:
- a CDS encoding O-antigen ligase family protein: MTALEAIGIVAACLAVAGGFALRDPRARAASMLAALVLTPALLLGELWDSDQLDVVRDHPPAAIAAGLAGLGLAAALAAGLLRRPAALALLAVGALPFRVPVDTGAGDPANLLVPLYIVVAAGVIAYAWDRLRGREARVAPREAPAGAVELALLAAVVLYAAQAAYSSDFEAALKNVVFFYIPFALLLRLLAGVAWSRRLAAACLALPVSLALVFAGIGFWEYAARELLWNPKVVASNQFESYFRVNSLFFDPNIYGRFLAIVMIGLAAVLLWGERRRDLLVAAAALAVLWGGLVLTFSQSSFGALLVGLGVLAALRWGARPVLVVTAGAAVAGLVLVLAAPGLVRLDPGDERSLDAASSGRISLMRGGAEMFLDRPLAGFGSGSFAREFREREEVSSEEAASASHTIPITVAAEQGILGLGAYLLVLWTAFGLVLRGPFGVVRAFVAAAFAALVFHTLLYAAFLEDPITWTLLGAAIGLRARTRTGSSSP, from the coding sequence ATGACGGCCCTCGAGGCGATTGGGATCGTGGCCGCCTGCCTGGCCGTGGCCGGCGGCTTCGCGTTGCGCGACCCGCGGGCCCGCGCCGCCTCGATGCTCGCGGCGCTCGTGCTCACCCCGGCGCTGCTCCTGGGCGAGCTGTGGGACTCCGACCAGCTCGACGTGGTGCGCGACCATCCGCCCGCCGCGATCGCGGCGGGCCTGGCCGGCCTCGGCCTGGCAGCGGCGCTGGCGGCGGGCCTGCTGCGCCGGCCCGCGGCGCTGGCGCTGCTGGCGGTGGGGGCATTGCCCTTCCGCGTGCCCGTGGACACCGGCGCCGGCGACCCGGCCAACCTGCTGGTGCCGCTCTACATCGTGGTGGCGGCCGGTGTCATCGCGTACGCGTGGGACCGCCTTCGCGGGCGCGAGGCGCGGGTGGCGCCGCGCGAGGCGCCCGCGGGGGCTGTCGAGCTGGCGCTGCTCGCCGCGGTGGTGCTCTACGCCGCCCAGGCCGCCTACTCGAGCGACTTCGAGGCGGCGCTCAAGAACGTGGTCTTCTTCTACATCCCGTTCGCCCTGCTGCTGAGGCTGCTGGCGGGCGTGGCCTGGTCGCGGCGCCTGGCGGCGGCGTGCCTGGCGCTGCCGGTCTCGCTGGCGCTGGTGTTCGCCGGCATCGGCTTCTGGGAGTACGCGGCCCGCGAGCTGCTGTGGAACCCGAAGGTCGTGGCGTCCAACCAGTTCGAGTCCTACTTCCGGGTCAACTCGCTCTTCTTCGACCCCAACATCTACGGCCGCTTCCTGGCGATCGTGATGATCGGCCTGGCCGCCGTGCTCCTGTGGGGGGAGCGGCGGCGCGACCTGCTCGTGGCAGCGGCTGCGCTCGCCGTGCTCTGGGGCGGGCTCGTCCTCACGTTCTCGCAGTCGAGCTTCGGGGCGCTGCTCGTGGGCCTCGGCGTTCTCGCGGCGCTCCGCTGGGGCGCCCGCCCCGTCCTTGTCGTGACCGCGGGGGCGGCCGTCGCCGGGCTGGTGCTCGTGCTCGCCGCGCCCGGGCTCGTCCGCCTCGACCCCGGGGACGAGCGCTCCCTCGATGCCGCCTCGAGCGGTCGCATCTCGCTCATGCGCGGGGGGGCGGAGATGTTCCTCGACCGGCCGCTGGCGGGGTTCGGGTCGGGCTCGTTCGCGCGGGAGTTCCGCGAGCGCGAGGAGGTGAGCTCCGAGGAGGCCGCCTCCGCTTCCCACACGATCCCGATCACCGTGGCGGCGGAGCAGGGGATCCTGGGGCTGGGCGCCTATCTGCTCGTGCTGTGGACGGCGTTCGGGCTGGTGCTCCGCGGCCCGTTCGGCGTGGTGCGGGCGTTTGTGGCGGCGGCGTTCGCAGCGCTCGTCTTCCACACCCTGCTGTACGCGGCCTTCCTGGAGGACCCCATCACCTGGACCCTCCTCGGCGCCGCTATCGGCCTACGGGCTCGAACGCGTACAGGCTCGAGTAGCCCGTGA
- a CDS encoding N,N-dimethylformamidase beta subunit family domain-containing protein — MLLTRVVFGLLVIATAGAFVITQRIKSSAPIVERVFFFQHIGPECECPKGTVAMRFDLPEADRVTIEIVDERGDVVREIAEGVRRGVDTGDVRWEGRTANFRWNGRTGDGEVPPDGVYRLRVTLREEGRAVTAPRELNLDTRPPSPQIVEVSPPTVIPTLPADNPRGRVRIRLREGQDPAPVFRVYRTDDGEPRLAREFEGPRFRRTAEWDGRDGAGEPVADGVYVVSVTTEDKAGNRGRYPVRLTPEAAGERTGVSARYLTISAPLEPVRAGSVARVTVGPIERRSRWNLTRLGSSRPVERGRADGRTFGIRVPSDASTGVYLLRVQAGGHRVIAPIAVSGRGRGDVLMVLPTITWEGRNRVDDDRDGFPDTLERSDSVRIGRGFAHGDLPTGFESRVSPLLRFLDREDLRYDLTTDLALARGEGPGLDGRPGVVFAGDERWLTGDLDLRLREYVEDGGRVASFGVDSFRRRVDLTPDLLRDPSLPELRNVFGEDTALVPTPAGATPITPTAGPELFEGADANIGLFTRLELSRSLAPGLDLVAAAGLDEARPALMAYRLGRGTVVRAGSPQWAAQLDSSDDVATITRNIWELLEG; from the coding sequence GTGCTCCTCACCCGGGTGGTCTTCGGCCTGCTGGTGATCGCGACCGCCGGGGCGTTCGTCATCACCCAGCGGATCAAGAGCTCCGCGCCGATCGTGGAGCGGGTCTTCTTCTTCCAGCACATCGGGCCCGAGTGCGAGTGCCCGAAGGGCACGGTGGCAATGCGCTTCGACCTCCCGGAGGCCGACCGCGTGACGATCGAGATCGTGGACGAGCGCGGCGACGTGGTGCGCGAGATCGCCGAGGGCGTGCGGCGCGGGGTGGACACCGGCGACGTCCGCTGGGAGGGCCGCACCGCCAACTTCCGCTGGAACGGCCGCACCGGCGACGGCGAGGTGCCGCCCGACGGCGTCTACCGGCTGCGCGTGACACTGCGGGAGGAGGGCCGCGCGGTCACCGCCCCGCGCGAGCTCAACCTCGACACGCGACCCCCGTCGCCGCAGATCGTGGAGGTCAGCCCGCCCACCGTCATCCCCACACTGCCGGCCGACAACCCGCGCGGGCGGGTGCGCATCCGCCTGCGCGAGGGCCAGGACCCGGCGCCGGTGTTCAGGGTCTACCGCACCGACGACGGCGAGCCCCGGCTCGCGCGTGAGTTCGAGGGTCCGCGCTTCCGGCGCACGGCGGAGTGGGACGGTCGCGATGGCGCGGGCGAGCCCGTGGCAGATGGCGTCTACGTGGTCAGCGTCACGACCGAGGACAAGGCGGGCAACAGGGGCAGGTACCCGGTCCGGCTGACGCCGGAGGCGGCGGGCGAGCGAACCGGCGTGTCCGCGCGCTACCTGACGATCTCGGCGCCGCTGGAGCCGGTGCGGGCGGGCAGTGTGGCGCGGGTCACCGTCGGCCCGATCGAGCGTCGCTCGCGCTGGAACCTCACCCGGTTGGGCAGCTCGCGCCCGGTCGAGCGCGGCCGGGCGGATGGGCGCACGTTCGGCATCCGCGTCCCGAGCGACGCGAGCACCGGCGTGTATCTGCTGCGCGTGCAGGCGGGCGGGCACCGGGTGATCGCCCCGATCGCGGTCAGCGGCCGCGGCCGCGGCGACGTGCTCATGGTCCTTCCCACCATCACCTGGGAGGGCCGCAACCGCGTGGACGACGACCGCGACGGCTTCCCCGACACGCTCGAGCGCTCGGACTCGGTGCGCATCGGGCGCGGCTTCGCGCACGGCGACCTGCCCACCGGCTTCGAGTCGCGCGTCTCGCCGCTCCTGCGCTTCCTCGACCGCGAGGACCTGCGCTATGACCTCACCACCGACCTCGCGCTGGCCCGCGGCGAGGGGCCGGGCCTGGACGGCCGCCCCGGGGTGGTGTTCGCCGGCGACGAGCGCTGGCTCACCGGCGACCTGGACCTGCGGCTGCGCGAGTACGTCGAGGACGGCGGGCGTGTGGCCTCGTTCGGCGTCGACTCCTTCCGCCGCCGCGTGGACCTCACGCCCGACCTCCTGCGCGACCCGAGCCTTCCCGAGCTGCGCAACGTGTTCGGCGAGGACACGGCGCTGGTGCCCACGCCCGCGGGTGCCACCCCGATCACCCCCACGGCGGGGCCGGAGCTGTTCGAGGGCGCCGACGCGAACATCGGCCTGTTCACCCGCCTGGAGCTCTCACGCAGCCTCGCGCCCGGTCTCGACCTGGTGGCGGCCGCCGGGCTGGACGAGGCCCGCCCCGCCCTGATGGCCTACCGGCTCGGGCGCGGCACCGTCGTCCGCGCGGGCTCCCCGCAATGGGCCGCGCAGCTGGACTCGAGCGACGACGTGGCCACGATCACCCGCAACATCTGGGAGCTGCTCGAGGGATGA
- a CDS encoding phosphosulfolactate synthase, which produces MPEFLDLPSRPPKPRDRGITHVIDTGLSTMEADGFMRTAGAYADMVRLGWGSAYVTQDLREKLDCYRSHDVPVMLGGTLTELAWLTGRVDGLRGWLKELGIAHVEVSSGTVHIPAGEKAALIRTLSEDFVVFAEVGEKDPDALLAPYRWVELISEALEAGATQVVCEGRASGDAGMYRPSGEARTGLIDEIAHGIDASRLVFEAPQTHQQVWFIERFGCDVNLGNVLPADLISLETLRLGLRADTLRLFHEK; this is translated from the coding sequence ATGCCGGAGTTCCTCGACCTCCCCTCGCGGCCGCCCAAGCCGCGCGACCGGGGCATCACCCACGTGATCGACACCGGGCTCTCCACCATGGAGGCCGATGGCTTCATGCGCACCGCGGGCGCGTACGCGGACATGGTGCGGCTGGGCTGGGGGTCGGCGTATGTCACGCAGGACCTGCGCGAGAAGCTGGACTGCTACCGCTCGCACGACGTGCCGGTCATGCTCGGCGGCACGCTCACCGAGCTGGCCTGGCTCACCGGCCGGGTCGACGGGCTGCGGGGCTGGTTGAAGGAGCTCGGCATCGCCCACGTGGAGGTGTCCAGCGGCACGGTGCACATCCCGGCGGGCGAGAAGGCGGCGCTCATCCGCACGCTGTCGGAGGACTTCGTGGTGTTCGCCGAGGTCGGGGAGAAGGACCCGGACGCCCTGCTCGCGCCCTACCGCTGGGTGGAGCTGATCTCCGAGGCGCTCGAAGCGGGCGCCACCCAGGTGGTCTGCGAGGGCCGCGCGTCCGGCGACGCCGGCATGTACCGCCCGTCGGGGGAGGCGCGCACCGGGCTGATCGACGAGATCGCCCACGGCATCGATGCCTCGCGGCTCGTGTTCGAGGCGCCCCAGACGCACCAGCAGGTGTGGTTCATCGAACGCTTCGGGTGCGACGTCAACCTCGGCAACGTGCTGCCCGCGGACCTCATCTCGCTCGAGACGCTGCGCCTGGGCCTGCGCGCCGACACGCTGCGGCTGTTCCACGAGAAGTGA
- a CDS encoding LytR C-terminal domain-containing protein, which translates to MPEIVEQIGSYAGFAAVVGLAVLSALYFSQARDVRRLREWAGRAPEREPAEKAAIQARAQASAQAAQQRVQAKPQPQQQQAAQGGKPGAQPGKPAPASAAATATAAPATGAPKPGAPKPGAATPGAPTPGAATPGAKPGAAKPAGANGGPGGPGKAPPVGGTPRVPAAQQTAILPPAAKARPPWYRRASLPEPRYLALIVAGLLIVGGGAAFGITQLGEDDAANPSTPAAGERGGGGGGGGGDSSAPPAPGDITVSVLNGTTVTGLASQFQDALSEVGYDVGNAANFSDQAKAESVVLYAEGARPAARVVANDLEISQIERADADSQTLGGNASVIVVLGADKTP; encoded by the coding sequence ATGCCCGAGATCGTCGAGCAGATCGGTTCCTACGCGGGATTCGCCGCGGTGGTGGGCCTTGCCGTGCTCTCCGCGCTGTACTTCTCCCAGGCGCGCGACGTCAGGCGCCTGCGCGAGTGGGCGGGCCGCGCGCCCGAGCGCGAGCCCGCCGAGAAGGCGGCGATCCAGGCTCGCGCCCAGGCTTCCGCGCAGGCCGCTCAGCAGCGCGTGCAGGCCAAGCCCCAGCCTCAGCAGCAGCAGGCCGCGCAGGGGGGCAAGCCCGGCGCGCAGCCCGGCAAGCCGGCCCCGGCGTCGGCCGCCGCCACCGCCACCGCCGCGCCCGCCACAGGCGCTCCCAAGCCAGGAGCCCCCAAGCCGGGAGCCGCCACGCCGGGAGCCCCCACGCCGGGAGCGGCCACGCCGGGAGCCAAGCCGGGAGCGGCCAAGCCCGCCGGTGCCAACGGCGGCCCGGGCGGTCCCGGCAAGGCGCCGCCGGTCGGCGGCACGCCGCGGGTGCCCGCCGCGCAGCAGACCGCCATCCTGCCGCCGGCGGCCAAGGCGCGCCCGCCCTGGTACCGGCGGGCCTCGCTGCCCGAGCCGCGCTATCTCGCGCTCATCGTCGCGGGCCTCCTGATCGTGGGCGGCGGCGCGGCGTTCGGGATCACGCAGCTCGGCGAGGACGATGCCGCCAATCCATCCACGCCTGCCGCGGGCGAACGGGGCGGCGGTGGCGGTGGTGGTGGGGGCGACTCCAGCGCGCCGCCGGCCCCGGGGGACATCACCGTGTCCGTGCTCAACGGGACGACGGTCACCGGCCTCGCCAGCCAGTTCCAGGATGCGCTCTCGGAGGTCGGCTACGACGTGGGCAACGCCGCCAACTTCTCCGACCAGGCCAAGGCCGAGTCGGTCGTGCTCTACGCGGAGGGCGCCCGCCCCGCTGCCCGGGTCGTGGCCAACGACCTGGAGATCAGCCAGATCGAGCGCGCGGACGCCGACAGCCAGACGCTCGGCGGCAACGCCTCGGTCATCGTCGTGCTGGGCGCCGACAAGACGCCGTAG
- a CDS encoding PQQ-binding-like beta-propeller repeat protein encodes MFVSGGRRRRRRWPYVLVALPVLLGGGAAGAYFGLVKAPGDVTNTDVEFSAPEEEPAEPEREERPDERVAWPTYGFDPQRTRHFDKDLGRPGRRIWHVGGSKLIEFPPVYARGKLFFVKNNGEAYALSARDGDTIWRKRVGRLVASSPAFDDGRVFITTLSGRALALDAETGRTIWTKDLPSRSESSPLVIRDHVYFGSEDGTVYALQASNGKEVWTYRAAGEVKSALAYSDGKLYFGDYAGQVTALRRRDGSRVWTAGTEGRSFGRAGNFYSTPAVAFGRVYLGNTDSRVYSFSARNGELGWSKSTGGFVYGAPAAADTRETEPTVYIGSYDGNFYALDARTGETRWTYDAGGRISGAPTVIGDIVYFSNLGAKSTTGLNIETGRAVWKFGRGAFTPVISDGRRIYVTGYSSLYAFEPVGR; translated from the coding sequence ATGTTCGTCTCCGGCGGACGCCGGCGCCGGCGTCGCTGGCCATACGTCCTCGTCGCGCTGCCCGTCCTCCTGGGTGGCGGCGCAGCCGGGGCGTACTTCGGCCTCGTCAAGGCGCCCGGCGACGTGACCAACACAGATGTCGAGTTCTCGGCCCCCGAGGAGGAGCCCGCCGAGCCCGAGCGCGAGGAGCGCCCGGACGAGCGCGTGGCATGGCCGACGTATGGCTTCGACCCCCAGCGCACCCGCCATTTCGACAAGGACCTCGGGCGCCCCGGCCGCCGGATCTGGCACGTCGGCGGCAGCAAGCTGATCGAGTTCCCGCCCGTCTACGCGCGGGGCAAGCTCTTCTTCGTGAAGAACAACGGCGAGGCCTACGCCCTCTCCGCCCGCGACGGCGACACGATCTGGCGCAAGCGCGTCGGGCGCCTCGTGGCCTCCTCGCCCGCCTTCGACGACGGCAGGGTCTTCATCACCACCCTGTCGGGCCGGGCGCTTGCCCTGGACGCCGAGACCGGCCGGACGATCTGGACGAAGGACCTGCCCAGCCGCTCGGAGTCATCGCCCCTCGTGATACGGGACCATGTCTACTTCGGCTCCGAGGACGGCACTGTCTACGCGCTCCAGGCGAGCAACGGCAAGGAGGTCTGGACCTACCGCGCGGCGGGCGAGGTCAAGAGCGCGCTGGCCTACTCCGACGGCAAGCTCTACTTCGGCGACTACGCGGGCCAGGTCACGGCCCTGCGCCGCCGCGACGGCTCGCGGGTGTGGACCGCCGGCACCGAGGGCCGCTCCTTCGGCCGCGCGGGCAACTTCTACTCCACCCCGGCGGTCGCCTTCGGCCGCGTCTACCTCGGCAACACCGACAGCCGGGTCTACTCGTTCTCCGCCCGCAACGGGGAGCTGGGCTGGTCGAAGTCCACGGGCGGGTTCGTCTACGGCGCCCCGGCGGCGGCGGACACGCGCGAAACCGAGCCGACGGTCTACATCGGCTCCTACGACGGCAACTTCTACGCCCTGGACGCCCGCACCGGCGAGACGCGCTGGACCTACGACGCGGGTGGGCGGATCTCGGGCGCGCCGACCGTCATCGGCGACATCGTCTACTTCTCCAACCTCGGGGCCAAGTCCACCACCGGCCTGAACATCGAGACGGGGCGCGCGGTGTGGAAGTTCGGCCGCGGCGCCTTCACGCCCGTGATCTCTGACGGGCGCCGGATCTACGTCACGGGCTACTCGAGCCTGTACGCGTTCGAGCCCGTAGGCCGATAG
- a CDS encoding histidine phosphatase family protein, translating to MILLARHGETDWNVPPARVMGSVDIPLNARGREQARGLAAEAGGVAALYASPLARARETAAIVGAELGLEPLLDERLAESDRGAWEGRRLSDIEREEPDAWAAWRAAGDGFRFPGGESLGEHAARVGAALDAIAAGPLPALAICHGGTIRAAVAARHERGLDAFHELDVPNARVVRL from the coding sequence GTGATCCTCCTCGCCCGCCATGGCGAGACCGATTGGAACGTGCCCCCGGCCCGCGTGATGGGCTCGGTCGACATCCCGCTCAACGCGCGTGGACGGGAGCAGGCGCGCGGGCTCGCGGCCGAGGCCGGTGGGGTGGCGGCGCTGTACGCGAGCCCGCTGGCCCGGGCCCGCGAGACCGCCGCGATCGTGGGCGCGGAGCTGGGACTCGAGCCGCTGCTCGACGAGCGATTGGCGGAGTCGGACCGCGGCGCCTGGGAGGGCCGGCGCCTGTCGGACATCGAGCGCGAGGAGCCCGATGCCTGGGCTGCCTGGCGCGCCGCGGGCGACGGCTTCCGCTTTCCGGGCGGCGAGTCGCTGGGCGAGCATGCCGCGCGTGTCGGCGCCGCGCTCGACGCCATCGCAGCCGGACCGCTGCCCGCGCTCGCCATCTGCCACGGCGGCACCATCCGCGCGGCCGTGGCCGCCCGTCACGAGCGCGGCCTCGACGCCTTCCACGAGCTCGACGTGCCCAACGCCCGGGTGGTGCGGCTGTAG
- a CDS encoding adenylate/guanylate cyclase domain-containing protein — protein sequence MASRPCELCGAQNPAQARFCMGCGGALERRCPSCGTEAPVQARFCMGCGAALDGAPSMPDAPPEERRQVTVLFADLSGYTAMSERMDPEAVKQLTDRALRRLAQEVERYGGTVDKYIGDNVMALFGAPVAHEDDAERAVRTGLGMQAAMEEMALVLRVGVNTGEVLAGAVGDTGSYTVIGDTVNVAARLQAAGRPGSVTVGERTYAATRQAVRYQRLEPLTLKGKSQPVPAWEAEGLVTAQPVRRGTSAAESPLVGRDSDLDLLCSLYVRAADEGRPQLVTVFGEAGVGKTRLLSEFELALALRDDAPKVRQGRCLPYGSAIAYWALGEVVRGEAGIVDTDHADVAWRKLAAYIDGLQGNERIAALFARMLGIEAPADAELAHVDDPQRMRESFFSAVRWGMEQGTAHGPFVLAFEDIHWADDGMLDLIEFLAQWVRGPLLIVCLARDELLERRPSWGGGRGAATSIFLEPLSGLQARELAEALLPDGAAADLVADRSGGNPLFVEEMARLVGEGDTAGGLPDTVQAVLAARLDSLDRFERRLVQHAAVAGRTFWEGWLAAGAAEEGGDLAGALDSLQQKEIVVPGDDRAASLAGEREFAFRHVLIRDVAYGMLPKTVRSRKHFAMAGFVERQAGDRSDEVVGVIAEHYGRAAQMGSEAGLAADELEPMRAKAMRFLLAAGDGAADLYSNPEALAHYGAARELGADGDPALLADVREKEGDVSLRMGRMDAAIELWTACLDYHRGQEDLPRVGDLHRKLGAGLWHKGERRAAIEHYQRGINLLKDGPPCLELVHLYEEAASLYLHTGDNMLAVYASEKALRLAERLGETRAASRAHGIFGRVFGRIGDMAKARENLERSVELAREADPAGTVDALLALGRHLEISDADHGAARAAYEEALTLAERVGDLPAQVELHAQLAQLAGWRGDWDATLASTEASEALARREGLVGKLCFPLALRGLLAWREGAWADAEAACREAHELAEQAGWSEVSFSALFTLAMALRDAGDLTGAAGVLDRALDLCERAGFVPQSIQAMAERALVLSMAGDRTRASEAAEEAGNLAERLSYPAGRAAALEARGLTAETPEAATTLLAEAASLWSELGRPLERARCILLTAHALREHGADGWREACEEAADELGRLGLAQLADKARAEAAASG from the coding sequence ATGGCGTCTCGGCCGTGCGAGCTCTGCGGCGCGCAGAACCCTGCGCAGGCGCGCTTCTGCATGGGCTGCGGCGGGGCGCTGGAACGGCGCTGTCCGAGCTGCGGGACGGAGGCGCCGGTGCAGGCGCGCTTCTGCATGGGCTGCGGCGCGGCGCTCGACGGGGCGCCGAGCATGCCGGACGCGCCCCCTGAGGAGCGCCGCCAGGTCACGGTCCTCTTCGCCGACCTCTCGGGCTACACCGCGATGTCGGAGCGGATGGACCCCGAGGCGGTGAAGCAGCTCACCGACCGCGCCCTGCGCCGGCTCGCCCAGGAGGTCGAGCGCTACGGCGGAACCGTGGACAAGTACATCGGCGACAACGTGATGGCGCTCTTCGGCGCCCCGGTCGCCCACGAGGACGACGCCGAGCGCGCGGTGCGCACCGGCCTGGGCATGCAGGCGGCCATGGAGGAGATGGCGCTCGTGCTGCGCGTCGGGGTGAACACGGGGGAGGTGCTCGCGGGCGCGGTGGGCGACACCGGCAGCTACACGGTGATCGGGGACACGGTGAACGTGGCCGCCCGCCTGCAGGCCGCCGGACGGCCCGGCAGCGTCACGGTCGGCGAGCGCACGTACGCGGCCACGCGCCAGGCGGTCCGCTACCAGCGCCTCGAGCCGCTCACGCTGAAGGGCAAGTCGCAGCCGGTCCCCGCCTGGGAGGCGGAGGGACTGGTCACCGCCCAGCCCGTGCGCCGGGGCACGTCCGCCGCCGAGTCCCCGCTCGTGGGCCGCGACTCCGACCTCGATCTGCTGTGCTCGCTGTACGTCCGCGCGGCCGACGAGGGCCGGCCGCAGCTCGTGACGGTGTTCGGCGAGGCGGGCGTCGGCAAGACCCGGCTGCTGAGCGAGTTCGAGCTCGCGCTGGCGCTGCGCGACGACGCGCCGAAGGTGCGCCAGGGCCGTTGCCTCCCGTACGGCTCCGCCATCGCCTACTGGGCGCTCGGCGAGGTGGTGCGCGGCGAGGCCGGGATCGTGGACACCGACCACGCGGACGTGGCCTGGCGCAAGCTGGCGGCCTACATCGACGGCCTCCAGGGGAACGAGCGCATCGCGGCCCTGTTCGCCCGCATGCTCGGCATCGAGGCGCCGGCCGACGCCGAGCTGGCCCACGTCGACGACCCCCAGCGCATGCGCGAGAGCTTCTTCTCCGCCGTCCGCTGGGGCATGGAGCAGGGCACCGCCCACGGCCCCTTCGTGCTCGCCTTCGAGGACATCCACTGGGCCGACGACGGCATGCTCGACCTGATCGAGTTCCTCGCCCAGTGGGTGCGCGGCCCGCTGCTCATCGTCTGCCTGGCTCGCGACGAGCTGCTCGAGCGACGGCCGAGCTGGGGCGGCGGGCGCGGAGCCGCCACGTCGATCTTCCTCGAGCCGCTGTCCGGCCTGCAGGCACGCGAGCTGGCCGAGGCCCTGCTTCCGGACGGCGCCGCAGCGGACCTCGTGGCGGACCGCTCGGGCGGCAACCCGCTGTTCGTGGAGGAGATGGCCCGGCTCGTGGGCGAGGGCGACACCGCGGGCGGGCTGCCCGACACGGTGCAGGCGGTGCTCGCAGCCCGGCTCGACTCGCTTGACCGCTTCGAGCGCCGCCTGGTGCAGCACGCCGCCGTGGCCGGGCGCACGTTCTGGGAGGGCTGGCTGGCCGCGGGGGCGGCGGAGGAAGGCGGCGACCTGGCCGGAGCGCTGGACTCGCTCCAGCAGAAGGAGATCGTCGTGCCCGGCGACGACCGGGCCGCGAGCCTGGCGGGCGAGCGCGAGTTCGCGTTCCGCCACGTGCTCATCCGCGACGTGGCCTACGGGATGCTGCCCAAGACCGTCCGCTCACGGAAGCACTTCGCCATGGCGGGCTTCGTGGAGCGCCAGGCCGGAGACCGCAGCGACGAGGTGGTGGGCGTGATCGCCGAGCACTACGGCCGCGCGGCCCAGATGGGCTCGGAGGCGGGCCTCGCCGCCGACGAGCTCGAGCCGATGCGGGCCAAGGCGATGCGCTTCCTGCTCGCCGCGGGCGACGGCGCCGCCGACCTCTACTCCAACCCGGAGGCGCTCGCCCACTACGGGGCGGCTCGCGAGCTGGGCGCCGACGGCGACCCCGCGCTGCTGGCCGACGTGCGCGAGAAGGAGGGCGACGTCTCCCTGCGCATGGGCCGCATGGACGCCGCCATCGAGCTCTGGACGGCCTGCCTGGACTACCACCGCGGTCAGGAGGACCTGCCGCGGGTGGGCGACCTCCACCGCAAGCTCGGCGCCGGGCTCTGGCACAAGGGCGAGCGCCGCGCGGCCATCGAGCACTACCAGCGCGGCATCAACCTGCTGAAGGACGGCCCGCCCTGCCTCGAGCTCGTGCACCTCTACGAGGAGGCCGCCTCGCTCTACCTCCACACGGGCGACAACATGCTCGCCGTCTATGCCTCCGAGAAGGCGCTGCGCCTTGCCGAGCGCCTCGGCGAGACGCGCGCGGCCAGCCGCGCCCATGGGATCTTCGGCCGCGTGTTCGGGCGCATCGGCGACATGGCCAAGGCGCGTGAGAACCTCGAGCGCTCGGTGGAGCTGGCGCGCGAGGCGGACCCGGCCGGCACCGTGGACGCGCTGCTCGCGCTCGGTCGCCACCTGGAGATCTCCGATGCCGACCACGGCGCCGCCCGCGCGGCCTACGAGGAGGCGCTGACGCTGGCCGAGCGGGTGGGCGACCTGCCCGCGCAGGTGGAGCTGCACGCGCAGCTCGCCCAGCTGGCGGGATGGCGGGGCGACTGGGACGCCACGCTCGCCTCCACCGAGGCCAGCGAGGCGCTGGCCCGCCGCGAGGGCCTGGTGGGCAAGCTCTGCTTCCCGCTGGCGCTGCGCGGGCTGCTGGCCTGGCGCGAGGGGGCGTGGGCGGATGCGGAGGCCGCGTGCCGCGAGGCGCACGAGCTGGCGGAGCAGGCCGGCTGGTCGGAGGTCAGCTTCTCCGCCCTGTTCACGCTCGCGATGGCGCTGCGCGACGCCGGCGACCTGACCGGCGCGGCCGGCGTGCTGGACCGCGCCCTCGACCTCTGCGAGCGGGCCGGCTTCGTGCCGCAGTCGATCCAGGCGATGGCCGAGCGTGCGCTGGTGCTGTCGATGGCGGGCGACCGGACCCGGGCGAGCGAGGCGGCCGAGGAGGCGGGCAACCTGGCCGAGCGCCTGAGCTACCCGGCGGGGCGGGCGGCGGCGCTCGAGGCGCGCGGACTCACGGCGGAGACCCCCGAGGCCGCGACCACGCTGCTCGCCGAGGCGGCTTCGCTGTGGTCGGAGCTCGGCCGGCCGCTGGAGCGCGCCCGCTGCATCCTCCTCACCGCCCACGCGCTGCGCGAGCACGGCGCGGACGGCTGGCGCGAAGCGTGCGAGGAGGCGGCGGACGAGCTCGGGCGGCTCGGCCTGGCACAGCTCGCGGACAAGGCGCGGGCGGAGGCGGCGGCGTCCGGCTGA